GCCGAGCTGCGGCATCTTCACCGCGGGCAGGCGCACGACGCGGTAGCCGTCGCGCTCCTCTTCCGCCGGCGCGTCACCATAGGCAGCGGTGATCGCCAGCACTTCGTTCCCAGCGGCCGCATACTCGGCGGCCAGCGAGGCCGACATGTGCGCGCTTCCGCCCACTCGCGGCGGGAAGAAGTTGTTCACCACCACGATTCGCATGGGCTTTCCTTCGGCCGGGCCCGCAGTGCTCATTCCGCTTCCCCCTGGGATAACGCGCCGACGGAAGTGCTCACGCGGAGTCCCGCACCAGCGCGCGCATGCCTTCTTCGACGGTGATCTGCGGCTCCCAGCCGAGCACCTCGCGGGCACGGGTGATGTCCGCGGCGCGGCGGGACACCAGCACGTCGCGCTTGTTGAACTCCGGCTCGACGTCGACGCCGACCGCTTCGATCAGGATCTTCGCCAGGGTGGCGATCGAGGTGTCGATGCCGGTGCCGATGTTGATCGGCAGGTTCGCCTGCTCCGACTCCAGCGCGGCGACGACGCCCTTGGCGAGGTCGGTGACGTGCACGAAGTCCATCGACTGGTCGCCGGCGCCGTCGATGACCGGGGCCTGACCGGCGCGCAGGCGCTGGATGAAGTGGTTGATCACCGAGGTGTAGTACGCCTCGATCTTCTGGCCGGGGCCGTACACGTTGAAGAACCGCAGGGCGTTCCAGGAGAGGCCCTTCTGGCGCTGGTAGAAGCCCAGCAGGTCCTCGCCCGCGCGCTTGGAGATGCAGTACGGGGTGAGCGGGTTGAGCTTGTCGTCCTCGTGCATCGGCAGCTTCTCCGGCTCGCCGTACACCGAGGCGCTGGACGCGAACACCAGGCGCTCGACGCCCTCGTCGGCGGCGGCCGCGAACACGTTGTGGTTGCCGACCATGTTGATGTCGATCGACTCGCCCGGGTCCGCGATCGACTTGTTGATCGACACGGTGGCGAAGTGGATCGCGTGCGTGCAGCCGCGCATCGCCTCGCGGACGCCGACGCCGTAGCGCACGTCCTTCTCGATCAGCTCGACCTTGCCGGTGGCGACGAGTTCGTTGACGCGGTCGCGGTCGCCGCGGGTCATGTTGTCGAAGATGCGGACCGAGTAGTCCTTCTCCAGCAGGATCGGGATCACGTGCGAGGCGATGAAGCCGCCGCCGCCGGTGAAGAAGACCTTCTTGTCGGACATGTTTTCTCCTCGGGAAGTTCTGCGTCAGGAAAGAGCGGACACGGCTTCGCGCACGGTGGTGACCACGCGCTCGACTTCGCTGTCGGTGAGCTCGGAATGCATCGGGATGGCCAGCTGGCGGCGGAACGCGTCGGCGGACACCGGCAGCGGCTGCTGCTCGCCGTACACCGGCTGCAGGTGCGAGGCGTAGGTGCCGAAGTTGCACTGCACGCCCTGCTCGCGGATCCGCAGCGCGAGCGCGTCGCGGCTGATCTCCGGGGCCACCGTCAGCAGGTACGCCTGCCACGGGTGCTCGCGGTCGGGCGCCTCGAACGGCACGGTCAGCGCCTCGACGTCGGCGAACGCCTCGTGGTAGCGCTTGGCCACCGAACGGCGGGTGGCCAGCAGGTCGGGCAGCCGGTCGAGCTGGACGCCCATGATCGCGGCCTGGATGTCCGACATCCGGAAGTTCCAGCCCAGTTCGTGGAAGCTCGGGATCGGCAGCGTGTCCGAGCCCTCGCGGCTGATCGCCGGCTCGATGCCGTAGGTGTGGATCTTGCGCGCGTGCGCGATCAGGTCCTCGCGGTCCGAGACCAGCGCGCCGCCCTCGCCCGCGGTGATGCCCTTGCGGCCGTGGAACGAGAACGCGGCCAGGTCGGCGAGGCTGCCGGCCGGGCGGTTGCGGTAGGTCGCGCCCGCGGAGCAGGCGGCGTCCTCGAACAGCCACAGGCCGTGCTTGTCGGCGATCGCGCGGTACTCGTCGAAGTCGCCCGGCTGGCCCGCGACGTCGACCGCCAGGATGCCGACCGTGCGCGGCGTGATGAGCGCTTCGATCGCGGCCGGGTCGGCGCTGAAGATGTCCGGGCGGATGTCGGCGAAGACCGGCTTCGCGCCGGCCTGCAGCACGGCGTGGCCGGTCGCCGGGAAGGTGTAGTCCCCGACGATCACCTCGTCGCCCGGCTGGACGCCGAGCACCTTCAAGCCGAGGAACAGGGCTGAGCCGCAGTTGCTGGTGGTCAGAGCGTGCGCGGTGCCGGTGAGCTGTGCGAACCGCTCCTCGAACCGGCGGCACGCCGGGCCCGCGCCGGCCAGCCAGCCGGATCGGAACACTTCTGCGACCGCTGCCAGCTCTTCTTCACCGACGGTCGGCCGCCCGAGCAGGACGGGTTCGCCCACAGTAGATCTCCTGTGCATCGGGGTGTCCCGCATTGCGCGGGGTCGCGCCAAAGTGTATAGAAGTCGCACTTCACCTCGGTTTTGGGGACGGACCCCGCCGGTCAGGGCCGGTTCGGGGCCTAGGCTCCGAGCCATGCGGATCGGGGTCTTGGGGGCCGTCGTCGCGTGGGACGGCGCGGGCGGGCAGATCGTGGTGGGCGGCCCGCGCGGGCGGGCCTTGCTGGCCCTGCTCGCGGCGGATGCCGGGCGGTTCGTCTCCGCTGAACGGCTGATCGACGGGCTGTACGGCGAGGAGCCCCCGGACGGGGCGGCGAACGCGCTCCAATCTCAGGTGTCGCGGCTGCGCGGCGCGCTGAAGCTGCCCGTCGAACTCACCTCCGCGGGGTACCGCCTGCGGATCGAACCGGACGAAGTGGACGCGCACCGGTTCGAGCGGCTGGCCGGCGAAGGCCGCCGGGAGCTGGCCGCGGGCGACCCGACGCGGGCCAGCGATCTGCTCGGCGAAGCGCTGGCGCTGTGGCGCGGGCCGGCGTTCGCCGACGTCCCCGCCGCGCAGCCGCAAGCGACCCGGCTGGCCAGGCTTCGGGACGAGGCGGCCGCCGACCGGGTCGACGCGGAGATCTCGCTCGGCCGGGCCGCGGACGTCCTCGACGAGCTGCGCACCGCCATCGCCGGCGACCCGCTGCTGGAGCGGTCGCGCGCGCAGCTCGTCCGGGCGCTGCACGCGTCCGGCCGGACCGCCGAGGCGCTGGCCGCCTTCGAAGACGCCCGTCGCACGCTCGCCGACGAGCTGGGCGCCGACCCTGGCCCTGAGCTGACCGAGGCGTACCTGGCCGCCCTGCGCGACGAGCCGTCGAACGCCGCGACGCCGCTGCCCGCGCAGCTCACCAGCTTCGTCGGCCGCGACGGCGAACTGCGGCAGGTCGCCGATTTCCTGCGGCACGCTCGGCTGGTCACGCTGCTCGGCCCCGGCGGGACCGGGAAGACCCGGCTGGCCGTCGAAGCGGCGGCGGACGCTGGTCCGTGCGTGTTCGTGGCGCTGGCTCCGCACGTCGCCGCCGGCCTCCCACAGGCCGTACTGACCGCGCTCGGCCTGCGCGAAGGAGCGTCCGCCCTGCGCGGACCCGGGCATCAGGATCCCGTCGACCGGCTGGTGTCGGCATTGCGCGACCAGGCGACGCTGCTGGTCCTCGACAACTGCGAGCACGTCGTGGCCGCCGCGGCGCAGCTGGTCGCGCAGTTGCTTCCGGCCTGCCCCGGGCTGCGCGTGCTGGCGACGAGCCGGGAACCGCTGGGCATCACCGGCGAACAGCTCGCGCCGATCCCCCGGTTGGCCGTGCCGCCGCCGGGCACCCCCGCCGCCGAGGCCGCCGCGTACCCGGCCGTCCGGCTGTTCCTCGACCGCGCACGGGCGAGCGACCCCGCGTTCCGGCTGACCGAGGACACCGCCGCTGATCTGGTCCGGATCTGCGCCGCGCTGGACGGTCTGCCGCTGGCGATCGAGCTGGCCGCCGCCCGGGTCCGCACGCTGCCGGTCGCCGACCTCGCGGCCCGGCTCGGCGACCGGTTCCAGCTGCTCGCGCGCGGCAGCCGGACCGCGGACGAGCGGCACCGGTCGCTCCGCGGCGTCGTGGAGTGGAGCTGGGATCTCCTGGACGAGGACGAACGCGGCCTCGCTCGCCGGCTGACGGTCTTCCCCGGCGGCGCGACGCTCGCCTACGCCGAGCAGGTGTGCGACGCACCGGTCGACCTGCTGCCCGAACTGGCCGACAAGTCACTCGTGGAGCCGGCCAACGGCCGCTACCGGATGCTGGAGACGATCCGCGCGTTCTGCGCGGAGAAGCTGGACGAAGCCGGTGAGACCGAACGTTTCCGCCGAGCGCACGCGGAGACGTTCCTGCGTCTCGCCGAAGAAGCGGATCCGAAGCTGCGTACCGCCGAACAGCTGGACTGGCTGCGGAAAATCGACGCCGAATACGACAACCTGATAGCCGCGCTCCGCTGGTCCGCCGCGGCCGAACCCACGCTTGCTCTGCGGCTCGCGGCCGCGCTGTCGATGTATTGGTGGCTGCGCGGACGACGCTACGAAGGCGCGGCGCTGTCGACGGAAATCCTGCGGCACTGCGTCGCGGAACCGCCGGAGGGCTACCGCGAGCAATTCCTCATGTGCCTGCTCACCGCGATGGCTGGCTCTCCGGAAGCGGCCGAGACAGCGGCCTATCGGTCCTACGTGGAGCAGTACCTGGTGGATGCTTCCTGGGTTCCGCAGCATCCGATGATGCTCATGCTGTCCGGCGTCGTGCTCGGCCCGCCCGAGGACGACGACGCGAGGCTCCGGCTGTCCGATCTCGCCCTGCACTCCGACCCGTGGTTCACCGCTCTCGTCCCGATGGGCGACGGCCTGCGCGCGATGCTCGCCGGCGAACTGGACGAGGCCGAGCACGGCCTGCGCGAGGGCGAAGCACGCTACCGGGCGCTCGGCGAGCGCTGGGGCCTGTCGATGGCACTCGACCACCTGTCGCAGCTGCTGGTGCTACGCGGCCAGCACGACGAAGCGCTCGACGCGATGACCGAGTCGCTCGCGCTCATGGAACGGCTCGGCGCGACCGACGACTACGCGGACCTCCTGTGCCGCCGAGGCGACAGCCGGGCGCTGCGCGGCGACCTCGACGGCGCACGCGCCGACTACGAGCAGACCGTGGAGCTGGCGCGCCGCACCGGCATGCCCGAAACCCGCGCCAGCGGTCACGTCGGCCTGTCCCACCTCGCGCGCCGCGCCGGCGACCTGGCCGGTGCCCGCGCCCTCGCCGAGCGGGCCGCTGCCGAATCCACCGCGAACTCCTTCTCGGCGACGATCGTGCGGGCCGCCGCGTCGGTCGCGCTCGGCTGGGTCGACCTCGCCGAGCACCGGACCGCCGACGCCGGGCGGAGGATGCGGGCCGCGGTCGAGACCACGCACCGCTGGCATGACCACGGCTCGCTGGCGAACGCGCTGGAGGGCGTCGCCGGGGTCTGTGCCCAGGAAGAACGGTTCGCCGACGCGGCCCGGCTGCTAGGTGCCGCGGCGGCGGTCCGCGGCACCGCCGTGCCCGGCCGGCCGGATGTCGTACAGGTCACCTTGGCCGCGGAAGAGGCGCTCGGGACGGCCGGGTTCGCCGCCGAGTACGCCGCCGGACAGCAGCTCGGACCCGCCGACCAGCTCGAACTCGCCGGATTGTCCCCGGACCGGTGACCGGATACCACGCCGTCGGGGGGTACGCAGCTCTCCGCGGGAGCGCGTAGCCTTCCCTGCCGTGCGGAACGTAGTGGTGATCGGCGGGGGAATCGTCGGACTTTCGGTCGCGTGGGAGCTGTCCCAGCGCGGCCAGGACGTGACGGTGCTCGAAAAGGAAGCAAACTGGGCGGCGCACCAGACCGGGCACAACTCGAATGTGGTGCACGCCGGCCTGTATTACAAGCCCGGTTCCTTCAAGGCCCGGATGTCGGTCGGCGGCAACCGGTCCATTGTGGATTTCGCGCGCCAGTACGGCGTACCGGTGCAGGTGTGCGGCAAGCTCGTGGTGGCCACCCGCGAGGAGGAGATCCCCGCGCTGGACACACTCGCCGAGCGAGCCGAGGCCAACGGCGTGCCCGCCAAGCGGATCAGTCCGGCCGAGGCCCGTGAATACGAGCCGGAGGTGTCCTGCGTCGCCGCGCTGCGCGTCGAGTCGACCGGGATCATCGACTTCCCGGCGGTGTGCGCGGCACTGGTGCGGCTGCTCGACGAGGCGGACGCGGACCTGCGGCTGAACACCCCCGCGCTGGGCATCCGCGCGGCCCGCGGCGGCGGGGTCGAGGTGGCCACCGGCACCGAGGTGCTGCGCGCGGACGCGCTGGTCAACTGCGCCGGCCTGCACGCCGACCGGGTGGCCGAACTGGCCGGTCTCAAGCCGAGCGCACGGATCGTGCCGTTCCGCGGCGAGTACTACGAGCTGAAGCCGGAGCGCCGGCGCCTGGTGCGCGGCCTGATCTACCCGGTGCCGGACCCGACGCTGCCGTTCCTCGGCGTGCACCTGACCCGGATGCTGGACGGCAGCGTGCACGCGGGCCCGAACGCGGTCCTCGCGCTGCGCCGCGAGGGCTACCGCTGGGCGGACGTGTCAGTCAAAGACCTGGCCGACGTCGCCCGCTTCCCGGGCGCGTGGCGGCTGGCGCGCAAGTACGCGTATCCGACCGGGCTGGAGGAGGTGCTGCGGTCGTTTTCCAAGAAGCGGTTCGCGCACAGCCTCGCCCAGCTGGTCCCCGCGGTCACCGAGGACGACATCGTGCGCCACGGTTCCGGGGTGCGCGCGCAGGCGCTGCGCCCGGACGGCTCGCTGGTGGACGACTTCCTGATCGAGTCCACAAAGGACCAGGTGCACGTGCTGAACGCGCCCAGCCCGGCGGCGACCAGCGCGCTGGAGATCGCGAAGTACATCGCCGACCAGGTGACCGACTGAGACTCGTCGCCGGTCGGGGAAGGCCCACCGAAAAACCCGGTTGATCACTATGCGACCGTTTAATCAGGTCCGTGAAGGGCCCCTTGAGGGAATCCAAGTCCGGTAAGGGGCCCTTCACGGACCACAACTCCCGGGCGGCGGCATAGCGCAGTTCCTGGCATTGGACCTAGCTTCCCTCCGGGGCCCTTCCCGGCCAGTCTGGATCAGGCAGGCAGATTCCCGGACACCAGCGGGATCCCGGCGCGGATCGCGTCGCACGCCTTGGCCGGATCGTCGAGGTTGCCGCTCACGATCCGGACCGACGAGGTGCCCGCCACGGTCACCGCGGCCGCGCAGATCGCGTCGAGCCCGCCGAGCTTCGGAAACAGCGACCACTTCCGGCCGCCGTTGTCGATCTGCTCGGTCGGCGCGACGTTCATCCCGGCCCACTGAGTGATCGGCACGCCCGGTCCGACCCACACCTCGAACGGCTTCTGCCCGGCGTCCCCGTCGGTGTCCTTCCACAGGCAGTAGCTCGCCGCCGCGATGACCGACGAATGATCCAGCTGGCCCTGCGGTTCCATCTTCAGCTGCTGCGCCTGCTCCGGCTTCAGCAACGTGCACGGGTTGACGGACGCGAGCGGACCGGACGGCGGAGCGTCCGAGGGCGTGGTGCTGGGCGGCGCGAGCGGCGGGGCCGGCTGCCCGCCCGGCAGTTTCGCGGCGACCTGCGGGGTGACCTGCTTCGCCGTCTGGCACGCTTTCGCGTCGTCGTCGTTGGCCACGCTGACGAAGGCGAACGACTTCTCGCTGAACGTCGTGTACAGGTCGCAGCTGCCGCCCATGAAACCGGCATAGCGCGTCCACTGGAGCCCACCCAGCGACACCGGGTCGGCCTTCTTCAACGCGCCCTGAAGGTACTCGTCGAGGCTCTGATCCACCGACCAGCCGACGATCAGCATGGTGCTGTGGTCGGGGTCCGTCCCGGTCCACCGGCACGTCGCGGGCGTCCGCCGTTCCTTGCTCGCCTTCTCCGGTTTTCCCTGCGCCTGGTATCCGAGCGCGGCGAGTTGCTGCGCGTCGAGCAGCGCGCACGCGTCGACGACCGGCGTCACCGGCCCCTGCCCGGGCACTGGCGACGCCGAGCCGCTCACCTGCGTCGTGCACCCGGCCAGCAGCAGCGCCGCCGCACCGAACGCGGCCGCCGTTCCTTTGAACCCCATCGACTGTCTCCTTCTCCGCAACCGCACCCTACTGACCAGTGCGGTTGCGCACTCGCGGAACGAGAAGGAACAACCCGGGAGCACCGGCCGGGCACGCCGGGGCACCAGAAGAAAGCACTCGACGGGCGGCGGCCGGGCGTGGTTGGTCCACTGTGGCCAGTGGACCAACCGCCGTTCAGCGCTTGACCGGCTCCAGCACCTCAAGCCCGCCCAGGAACGGCCGCAACGCCACCGGCACCCGGACCGAACCGTCCGGCTGCTGGTGGTTCTCCACGATCGCGACGATCCAGCGGGTGGTCGCGAGGGTGCCGTTCAGCGTGGCCGCGGTCTGCGGCTTGCCGTTGTCGTCGCGGTAGCGGACGGACAGCCGGCGGGCCTGGAACGTGGTGCAGTTGGACGTCGACGTCAGCTCGCGGTAGGTCTCCTGGGTCGGCACCCACGCCTCGCAGTCGAACTTGCGGTAGGCGGACGTGCCGAGGTCGCCGGTCGCGGTGTCGATGACCCGGTACGGGACCTCGATCGCGGCCAGCATCTCCTCTTCCCAGCCGAGCAGCCGCTCGTGCTCGGCTTCGGCGTCCTCCGGCTTGGCGAACACGAACATCTCGACCTTGTCGAACTGGTGCACCCGGATGATGCCGCGGGTGTCCTTGCCGTACGACCCGGCCTCGCGGCGGTAGCACGACGACCAGCCGGCGTAGCGGCGCGGACCGGAACCGAGGTCGAGGATCTCGTCCGAGTGGTAGCCCGCGAGCGGGACCTCGGACGTGCCGACCAGGTACAGGTCGTCGTCGCGCAGCTGGTACACCTCCGACGAGTGCGCGCCGAGGAATCCGGTGCCGGCCATGATTTCCGGGCGGACCAGCGACGGGGTGATCATCGGAGTGAAGCCGTTCGCCATCGCGCGGGCGACGGCCATGTTCAGCAGCGCCAGCTGCAGCTGCGCGCCGACGCCGGAGAGGAAGTAGAACCGCGACCCGGACACCTTCGCGCCGCGCTCCATGTCGACCGCGCCGAGGCCCTCCATCAGGTCGAGGTGGTCGCGCGGGGCGAAGTCGAACGACGGCACCTCGCCGACGGTCTTCAGCACCGCGAAGTCGTCCTCGCCGCCGACCGGTGCGTCCGGGTGCACCAGGTTCGGCACGATGCGGAACAGCTTCTCGAACTCGTCCGAGGCTTCGTTCTGCTCCTGCTCGGCGGCCTTGACCTGCTCGGACAGGTCCTTGGCGCGGGCGAGCAGCTCCGGGCGCTCCTCCTTGGACGCCTTCGGCACCTGCTTGGAGACGGACTTCTGCTCGGCCCTCAGCTTGTCGGCGGCGGCAATCGCAGAGCGGCGGCGCTGGTCGAACTCGAGCAGCTTGTCGACCACTCCCTCGTCCTCGCCACGGGCACGCTGCGACGCGCGCACGGCTTCCGGGTCTTCGCGCAGAGTCCTGGGGTCAATCACGGAGAGAAGGGTAGTCGCAGGCCAGCCACGACTTCGACGCGGTTTCCCGTACACACTGTGCGGTCGCCTCCGGACAACCCGACAGTCTGATCGTTGTCGCCCGTTTCCCGCGCTCCCCATACTCGCTAGAACCCGGAGCGGAGGGAATTCACATGACCGACGACCTGCTCGCGCGCCACCGCGCGGTGCTCCCGTCCTGGATGTCCCTGCTGTATGACGAGCCGATCGAAATCGTCCACGCGCACGACCGCCGGCTCACCGATGCGAACGGCCGCACCTACCTCGACTTCTTCGCCGGCGTGCTCACCAACTCCATGGGCTACGACATCCCCGAGATCAGCGACGCGGTGCGCAAGCAGCTCGACACTGGCGTGCTGCACACCTCGACGCTGTACCTGATCCGCTCCCAGGTGGAGCTGGCCGAGCGAATCGCCGAGCGCTCCGGCATCCCGGACGCGAAGGTTTTCTTCACCAACTCCGGCAGCGAGGCGAACGACACCGCGCTGATGCTCGCGACCCAGTACCGGCGCAGCAACCAGGTGCTGGCGATGCGGAACTCCTACCACGGCCGTTCCTTCGGCACGGTCGCGATCACCGGCAACCGCGGCTGGTCCGCCTCGTCGCTGAGTCCGGTCAAGGTGAACTACGTGCACGGCGGCTACCGCTACCGAAGCCCGTTCCGCGATCTGCCGGACGCCGCGTACATCGACGCCTGCGTCGCCGACCTGGTGGAACTGCTGGAAACCGCGACCGCGGGCGACGTCGCCTGCCTGATCGCCGAGCCGATCCAGGGCGTCGGGGGCTTCAGCTCCCCGCCGGACGGCCTGTTCAAGGCGATGAAGGAAGTACTGGACGAGCACGGCATCCTGTTCGTCTCCGACGAGGTCCAGACCGGCTGGGGCCGCACCGGCGAGCACTACTGGGGAATCCAGGCCCACGACGTGGTGCCGGACCTGATGACTTTCGCCAAGGGCCTCGGCAACGGTCTCGCCGTCGGCGGCGTCGTCGCCCGCGGCGACATCATGGACTGCTTCCGGGCCGAATCGTTCTCGACGTTCGGCGGCAACCCGGTCTCGATGCAGGGCGCGCTGGCCGTGGTCGACTACATCGACCAGCACGATGTGCCGGCCAACTGCAAAGCCCGCGGCGAGCAGCTGATGGCCGGACTGCGGGCGGCGCACAGCCCGTTCGTCGGCGAAGTGCG
This sequence is a window from Amycolatopsis benzoatilytica AK 16/65. Protein-coding genes within it:
- a CDS encoding NAD-dependent epimerase/dehydratase family protein codes for the protein MSDKKVFFTGGGGFIASHVIPILLEKDYSVRIFDNMTRGDRDRVNELVATGKVELIEKDVRYGVGVREAMRGCTHAIHFATVSINKSIADPGESIDINMVGNHNVFAAAADEGVERLVFASSASVYGEPEKLPMHEDDKLNPLTPYCISKRAGEDLLGFYQRQKGLSWNALRFFNVYGPGQKIEAYYTSVINHFIQRLRAGQAPVIDGAGDQSMDFVHVTDLAKGVVAALESEQANLPINIGTGIDTSIATLAKILIEAVGVDVEPEFNKRDVLVSRRAADITRAREVLGWEPQITVEEGMRALVRDSA
- a CDS encoding DegT/DnrJ/EryC1/StrS family aminotransferase, with the translated sequence MHRRSTVGEPVLLGRPTVGEEELAAVAEVFRSGWLAGAGPACRRFEERFAQLTGTAHALTTSNCGSALFLGLKVLGVQPGDEVIVGDYTFPATGHAVLQAGAKPVFADIRPDIFSADPAAIEALITPRTVGILAVDVAGQPGDFDEYRAIADKHGLWLFEDAACSAGATYRNRPAGSLADLAAFSFHGRKGITAGEGGALVSDREDLIAHARKIHTYGIEPAISREGSDTLPIPSFHELGWNFRMSDIQAAIMGVQLDRLPDLLATRRSVAKRYHEAFADVEALTVPFEAPDREHPWQAYLLTVAPEISRDALALRIREQGVQCNFGTYASHLQPVYGEQQPLPVSADAFRRQLAIPMHSELTDSEVERVVTTVREAVSALS
- a CDS encoding BTAD domain-containing putative transcriptional regulator, which produces MRIGVLGAVVAWDGAGGQIVVGGPRGRALLALLAADAGRFVSAERLIDGLYGEEPPDGAANALQSQVSRLRGALKLPVELTSAGYRLRIEPDEVDAHRFERLAGEGRRELAAGDPTRASDLLGEALALWRGPAFADVPAAQPQATRLARLRDEAAADRVDAEISLGRAADVLDELRTAIAGDPLLERSRAQLVRALHASGRTAEALAAFEDARRTLADELGADPGPELTEAYLAALRDEPSNAATPLPAQLTSFVGRDGELRQVADFLRHARLVTLLGPGGTGKTRLAVEAAADAGPCVFVALAPHVAAGLPQAVLTALGLREGASALRGPGHQDPVDRLVSALRDQATLLVLDNCEHVVAAAAQLVAQLLPACPGLRVLATSREPLGITGEQLAPIPRLAVPPPGTPAAEAAAYPAVRLFLDRARASDPAFRLTEDTAADLVRICAALDGLPLAIELAAARVRTLPVADLAARLGDRFQLLARGSRTADERHRSLRGVVEWSWDLLDEDERGLARRLTVFPGGATLAYAEQVCDAPVDLLPELADKSLVEPANGRYRMLETIRAFCAEKLDEAGETERFRRAHAETFLRLAEEADPKLRTAEQLDWLRKIDAEYDNLIAALRWSAAAEPTLALRLAAALSMYWWLRGRRYEGAALSTEILRHCVAEPPEGYREQFLMCLLTAMAGSPEAAETAAYRSYVEQYLVDASWVPQHPMMLMLSGVVLGPPEDDDARLRLSDLALHSDPWFTALVPMGDGLRAMLAGELDEAEHGLREGEARYRALGERWGLSMALDHLSQLLVLRGQHDEALDAMTESLALMERLGATDDYADLLCRRGDSRALRGDLDGARADYEQTVELARRTGMPETRASGHVGLSHLARRAGDLAGARALAERAAAESTANSFSATIVRAAASVALGWVDLAEHRTADAGRRMRAAVETTHRWHDHGSLANALEGVAGVCAQEERFADAARLLGAAAAVRGTAVPGRPDVVQVTLAAEEALGTAGFAAEYAAGQQLGPADQLELAGLSPDR
- the lhgO gene encoding L-2-hydroxyglutarate oxidase codes for the protein MRNVVVIGGGIVGLSVAWELSQRGQDVTVLEKEANWAAHQTGHNSNVVHAGLYYKPGSFKARMSVGGNRSIVDFARQYGVPVQVCGKLVVATREEEIPALDTLAERAEANGVPAKRISPAEAREYEPEVSCVAALRVESTGIIDFPAVCAALVRLLDEADADLRLNTPALGIRAARGGGVEVATGTEVLRADALVNCAGLHADRVAELAGLKPSARIVPFRGEYYELKPERRRLVRGLIYPVPDPTLPFLGVHLTRMLDGSVHAGPNAVLALRREGYRWADVSVKDLADVARFPGAWRLARKYAYPTGLEEVLRSFSKKRFAHSLAQLVPAVTEDDIVRHGSGVRAQALRPDGSLVDDFLIESTKDQVHVLNAPSPAATSALEIAKYIADQVTD
- a CDS encoding DUF3558 family protein; amino-acid sequence: MGFKGTAAAFGAAALLLAGCTTQVSGSASPVPGQGPVTPVVDACALLDAQQLAALGYQAQGKPEKASKERRTPATCRWTGTDPDHSTMLIVGWSVDQSLDEYLQGALKKADPVSLGGLQWTRYAGFMGGSCDLYTTFSEKSFAFVSVANDDDAKACQTAKQVTPQVAAKLPGGQPAPPLAPPSTTPSDAPPSGPLASVNPCTLLKPEQAQQLKMEPQGQLDHSSVIAAASYCLWKDTDGDAGQKPFEVWVGPGVPITQWAGMNVAPTEQIDNGGRKWSLFPKLGGLDAICAAAVTVAGTSSVRIVSGNLDDPAKACDAIRAGIPLVSGNLPA
- the serS gene encoding serine--tRNA ligase, which codes for MIDPRTLREDPEAVRASQRARGEDEGVVDKLLEFDQRRRSAIAAADKLRAEQKSVSKQVPKASKEERPELLARAKDLSEQVKAAEQEQNEASDEFEKLFRIVPNLVHPDAPVGGEDDFAVLKTVGEVPSFDFAPRDHLDLMEGLGAVDMERGAKVSGSRFYFLSGVGAQLQLALLNMAVARAMANGFTPMITPSLVRPEIMAGTGFLGAHSSEVYQLRDDDLYLVGTSEVPLAGYHSDEILDLGSGPRRYAGWSSCYRREAGSYGKDTRGIIRVHQFDKVEMFVFAKPEDAEAEHERLLGWEEEMLAAIEVPYRVIDTATGDLGTSAYRKFDCEAWVPTQETYRELTSTSNCTTFQARRLSVRYRDDNGKPQTAATLNGTLATTRWIVAIVENHQQPDGSVRVPVALRPFLGGLEVLEPVKR
- a CDS encoding aspartate aminotransferase family protein, yielding MTDDLLARHRAVLPSWMSLLYDEPIEIVHAHDRRLTDANGRTYLDFFAGVLTNSMGYDIPEISDAVRKQLDTGVLHTSTLYLIRSQVELAERIAERSGIPDAKVFFTNSGSEANDTALMLATQYRRSNQVLAMRNSYHGRSFGTVAITGNRGWSASSLSPVKVNYVHGGYRYRSPFRDLPDAAYIDACVADLVELLETATAGDVACLIAEPIQGVGGFSSPPDGLFKAMKEVLDEHGILFVSDEVQTGWGRTGEHYWGIQAHDVVPDLMTFAKGLGNGLAVGGVVARGDIMDCFRAESFSTFGGNPVSMQGALAVVDYIDQHDVPANCKARGEQLMAGLRAAHSPFVGEVRGKGLMIGVELVEPGTTTPSVRAAKQMLEETKRRGLLIGKGGLHKNVLRIGPPMTLTEAEAAEGLAILVDSLAALA